The following proteins come from a genomic window of Gossypium raimondii isolate GPD5lz chromosome 5, ASM2569854v1, whole genome shotgun sequence:
- the LOC105770138 gene encoding transcription factor bHLH122 isoform X2 — MESDLQHHHHHHHLLDYHQSQHNQKQMNSGLTRYQSAPSSYFSNILDRDFCQEILNRPSSPETERIIAKFLSSSGDAAGGGDANTETIPPQNLCTATQSSPVRETSVKIEQSAQIMTPTNNQTGLMQQPNYSSASQNFYQSQPPQYLLNQQPSASAMDYTTPNPTGMKMGGGNNSNLIRHSSSPAGLFSKINIENSYGVMRGMGDYGSVNSSNRETTFRSASRPPTPSGLMTPIAEMGNKSMGPFSSENAGFGENRPNNYSSGLPVTSWDDSMMISDNMSGIKRLREDDRSLSGLDGAETKNADGGNHRPPPLLAHHLSLPKSSDMSAIEKFLQYQDSVPCKIRAKRGCATHPRSIAERVRRTKISERMRKLQDLVPNMDKQTNTADMLDLAVDYIKDLQKQVKSLSDSRAKCSCAAQQQQQQQ; from the exons ATGGAGTCAGATCTTcaacaccaccaccaccaccatcatcTCCTTGACTATCATCAATCTCAACACAATCAAAAACAGATGAACTCTGGGTTGACGAGGTACCAATCTGCACCTAGTTCGTATTTTTCCAACATTTTGGACAGAGATTTCTGCCAAGAGATTTTAAATCGGCCTTCCAGTCCCGAAACAGAACGAATCATCGCAAAGTTTTTGTCGAGTAGCGGTGATGCTGCCGGTGGCGGTGATGCTAATACGGAGACCATTCCACCGCAGAATCTTTGCACCGCTACGCAGAGTTCACCTGTTAGAGAAACATCTGTGAAAATCGAGCAGTCAGCGCAGATTATGACGCCAACTAATAATCAAACAGGGCTTATGCAGCAGCCTAACTATTCCTCTGCTTCCCAGAATTTTTATCAAAGCCAACCTCCACAGTATTTGCTAAATCAGCAACCATCAGCTTCAGCTATGGATTACACCACTCCAAATCCAACGGGGATGAAGATGGGTGGAGGCAACAATTCCAACCTTATTAGACACAGTAGCTCACCTGCAGGGTTATTCTCCAAAATTAACATTGAAAACA GCTACGGAGTGATGCGGGGAATGGGAGATTATGGAAGCGTTAATAGCAGTAACAGAGAAACAACGTTTCGTTCAGCAAGCAGGCCACCTACACCCTCTGGGCTGATGACTCCAATTGCGGAGATGGGGAACAAAAGTATGGGTCCATTTAGCTCCGAAAATGCTGGATTTGGTGAAAATCGTCCCAACAATTATTCCTCAGGGCTCCCGGTTACTTCTTGGGACGATTCCATGATGATTTCTGATAACATGTCAGGCATAAAAAGACTGAGGGAAGATGATAGATCACTTTCTGGCTTAGACGGAGCTGAAACTAAG aATGCAGATGGCGGCAACCATCGTCCTCCGCCACTTTTGGCTCATCACTTGAGTTTACCAAAAAGTTCAGATATGTCTGCCATTGAGAAGTTCCTGCAGTATCAGGATTCTGTTCCTTGTAAGATCCGGGCCAAAAGAGGCTGTGCCACTCACCCTAGAAGCATTGCTGAGAGG GTGAGAAGAACCAAAATAAGCGAGCGAATGAGGAAACTACAAGACCTTGTTCCAAACATGGATAAG CAAACAAACACTGCAGACATGCTAGATTTGGCCGTTGATTACATCAAAGACCTCCAGAAACAGGTCAAG TCACTGTCGGATAGTCGTGCAAAGTGTTCTTGTGCCgcacagcagcagcagcagcagcaataa
- the LOC105770138 gene encoding transcription factor bHLH122 isoform X1 translates to MESDLQHHHHHHHLLDYHQSQHNQKQMNSGLTRYQSAPSSYFSNILDRDFCQEILNRPSSPETERIIAKFLSSSGDAAGGGDANTETIPPQNLCTATQSSPVRETSVKIEQSAQIMTPTNNQTGLMQQPNYSSASQNFYQSQPPQYLLNQQPSASAMDYTTPNPTGMKMGGGNNSNLIRHSSSPAGLFSKINIENIAGYGVMRGMGDYGSVNSSNRETTFRSASRPPTPSGLMTPIAEMGNKSMGPFSSENAGFGENRPNNYSSGLPVTSWDDSMMISDNMSGIKRLREDDRSLSGLDGAETKNADGGNHRPPPLLAHHLSLPKSSDMSAIEKFLQYQDSVPCKIRAKRGCATHPRSIAERVRRTKISERMRKLQDLVPNMDKQTNTADMLDLAVDYIKDLQKQVKSLSDSRAKCSCAAQQQQQQQ, encoded by the exons ATGGAGTCAGATCTTcaacaccaccaccaccaccatcatcTCCTTGACTATCATCAATCTCAACACAATCAAAAACAGATGAACTCTGGGTTGACGAGGTACCAATCTGCACCTAGTTCGTATTTTTCCAACATTTTGGACAGAGATTTCTGCCAAGAGATTTTAAATCGGCCTTCCAGTCCCGAAACAGAACGAATCATCGCAAAGTTTTTGTCGAGTAGCGGTGATGCTGCCGGTGGCGGTGATGCTAATACGGAGACCATTCCACCGCAGAATCTTTGCACCGCTACGCAGAGTTCACCTGTTAGAGAAACATCTGTGAAAATCGAGCAGTCAGCGCAGATTATGACGCCAACTAATAATCAAACAGGGCTTATGCAGCAGCCTAACTATTCCTCTGCTTCCCAGAATTTTTATCAAAGCCAACCTCCACAGTATTTGCTAAATCAGCAACCATCAGCTTCAGCTATGGATTACACCACTCCAAATCCAACGGGGATGAAGATGGGTGGAGGCAACAATTCCAACCTTATTAGACACAGTAGCTCACCTGCAGGGTTATTCTCCAAAATTAACATTGAAAACA TTGCAGGCTACGGAGTGATGCGGGGAATGGGAGATTATGGAAGCGTTAATAGCAGTAACAGAGAAACAACGTTTCGTTCAGCAAGCAGGCCACCTACACCCTCTGGGCTGATGACTCCAATTGCGGAGATGGGGAACAAAAGTATGGGTCCATTTAGCTCCGAAAATGCTGGATTTGGTGAAAATCGTCCCAACAATTATTCCTCAGGGCTCCCGGTTACTTCTTGGGACGATTCCATGATGATTTCTGATAACATGTCAGGCATAAAAAGACTGAGGGAAGATGATAGATCACTTTCTGGCTTAGACGGAGCTGAAACTAAG aATGCAGATGGCGGCAACCATCGTCCTCCGCCACTTTTGGCTCATCACTTGAGTTTACCAAAAAGTTCAGATATGTCTGCCATTGAGAAGTTCCTGCAGTATCAGGATTCTGTTCCTTGTAAGATCCGGGCCAAAAGAGGCTGTGCCACTCACCCTAGAAGCATTGCTGAGAGG GTGAGAAGAACCAAAATAAGCGAGCGAATGAGGAAACTACAAGACCTTGTTCCAAACATGGATAAG CAAACAAACACTGCAGACATGCTAGATTTGGCCGTTGATTACATCAAAGACCTCCAGAAACAGGTCAAG TCACTGTCGGATAGTCGTGCAAAGTGTTCTTGTGCCgcacagcagcagcagcagcagcaataa